From Drosophila santomea strain STO CAGO 1482 chromosome 2R, Prin_Dsan_1.1, whole genome shotgun sequence:
CGCTCTTCGGACCAGATGGTGGTTTGGTTAGCAATGCTCCACACATTCCAGTTCACCTGGGCGCCATGCAGGAAACCGTGCAGTATCAACTAAGGGTGCGCGGAGAGACCCTCAAGAACGGCGACGTCATCCTGGCCAACCATCCATCGGCTGGAGGATCTCATCTGCCCGACTTAACCGTCATCACGCCAGTCTTTTATGAGTGAGTTTTTGGTGGTTCGTGGTCCTAAAAGCTTTTGTCCAACATATAGTATTCATTTTAGAACTCATCCGCGACCCGTTTTCTTTGTGGCCTCCCGTGGTCACCATGCGGATATTGGTGGCATTACTCCTGGGTCTATGCCGCCGCACTCCACCTCGTTGGCCCAGGAGGGTGCCGCCTTCAAGTCCTTCCTGATTGTGGAGAATGGCCTCTTCCAGGAGCAGCAGATCATCGAGCAGCTCACCACGCCCACGTCCGCAAAGGGAGCTGTAGGCACCCGGAACCTGAGCGACAACCTATCTGATCTGAAGGCTCAGATCGCCGCTAACCACAAGGGCATCCAGCTGGTGGCGGAGCTGATCGGCAGCTATGGATTAGATGTGGTCCAGGCCTACATGTCGCACATCCAAAGGAACGCCGAACTGGCGGTTCGTGATATGTTGCGTCAGATTGGCCGGGATACTTTGGAGCGCACGGGATCCACAGTGCTCGAGGCGAAGGAGTTCATGGACGACGGCTCGCCCATCGCACTCAAAGTAACCATCGATGCGGAGCAGGGATCGGCTCTTTGCGACTTCACCGGATCGGGAGTGGAGGTGTGGGGCAACTGTAATGCGCCGCGGGCTATCACCTTGTCCGCCCTAATCTACTGTCTGCGTTGCATGGTGGGCCACGATGTGCCACTCAACCAGGGCTGCCTGGCACCCATCCAGGTGATCATTCCCAAAAACTCCATCCTGGATCCCTCCGAGGGAGCCGCTGTTGTCGGCGGCAATGTGCAGACCTCGCAGCGCATCGTGGACACGGTGCTGAAGGCCTTCGGAGTTTGTGCCGCCTCGCAAGGATGCATGAACAATATAACCATTGGAGATGAGTCCTGGGGTTACTATGAGACCGTGGCCGGAGGAGCTGGTGCCGGACCCGGCTGGCATGGAGCCGGCGGAGTGCACACTCACATGACGAACACCCGCATCACTGATCCAGAAATCTTGGAACTGCGCTATCCCATGATCTTGAAGAGATTCTGCCTGCGCACCGATGGTTCCGGCGGAAGAGGCCAGTTCAACGGAGGCGAGGGTGTGGAGCGGGATCTGCTATTCCGTAAACCAGTCACCCTGTCCGTCCTGACGGAGCGACGAACCCTGCAGCCCTACGGTCTTGCAGGTGGCGAATCGGGCAAGAGTGGACGCAACTTGGTGGTGAAACGGGATGGTCGAGTAATCGCTCTGGCCGGAAAAACCTGCATTGATGTGGAAGCTGGGGTACACTTTAATACACATTTGTTTGTGACTTAACTAACTAATGATAATTACTTTGCAGGACACTTTTGCCATGAAAACTCCCGGCGGTGGCGGATATGGGCCTATTGAAGACTTTTCCAAGTCCGGAGAAACCTTGAATCAGGAAGCCAGCAATCGATACGTGGAACGTGGCACTGTTTTTAATTATCTTCAGTCCCAGGAGTCTGCCTAAACATATTTTTGATATATCAATTTGTATGTGCCATATTAATAAATGCTTGTTTATGTTTGAATTACTATTCTTATGTgtaaaagatatttttaaaagtaaatattgcACTTTTTTGTGCAATATCAAAACTAAAAAGACTTTAAAGTACTTATATCACCATTCTGTATATTAATTCTAATAAAATTAACTTTCTATAAAGTTAAGTTATTTCGACGAGGAATTTAAAAAGTGCGCCATTGCGGGTCGATATGCGGCACTATCGATACTTTCAAGCGAACATATGTTTTCGGTAAGTGCAATCGCCGACTGTCTATCGATAGCAGTGCGTAAATATGTTTCGCACGTGTTGCATTTGAAAGAAAAGTGTCCGTaaacaaaagtgtttttcCGTGAATTAAAGCAGCCAAGTGCAAATGAAGTGAATGGTAAACAAGTGCAAACTGTAGAAACATGGCATCCTTGGCGGAAAAAACGAAGGACACCAATACCTTTCGGGTGAGTGTCCCCAGAAGTCTCACGTTGCTGGTGACCACCGGTCTCACACGTTTTTTTTCCCGCAGTTCAAATCTTTCGGAGATCGAGTGAATGAAATCGACCTGCGGCACTTGGCCCTCTACCACATCGGTCATCGGAACGAGGAGCTCGACGAGGAGGAGAATGCCACCTACTTTCAGCAGACGATTCAGAAATGGAACGTGCTCAATCTCACCGAGGAGTACAACTACTTCAGCAAGCGCTGTCGCAAGATCGTCACTCTGCCGCAGCTGCTGCACCAGAAGGACTTTGTTGTAGACCTGCTGCTCGAACGTCTGTCCACCGCCACGAATTTGTCCCAGCAGCCGCTGCTGGAACTGCTCTATGTCCTGGCCAGGGATCTGCGCGAGGAGTTCTACCCGTACTTCCAGCGGGTCCTGGACCGACTTATCTGCCTGCTGAACACCCAGGACTCCGAGCAACTGGAATGGACCCTCATCTGCCTGGCGCATCTGTTTAAGACCCTCAAGCCGTATCTGAAACGCAACATCGGTGTGGTCTTCAATGCAATTCTACCGCTTCTGGACGAACAGCACTATGCCGAGCATGTGACTAACTTTGCGGTAGAATGCTTTGCATACATTGCACGAGATGTCCGCGACTTTCCGCGTTTTTTGACCTATGTGCTGAAGACTGTGTTGCGGGAGCAGGTGGAGAGTGTCCACGGCTGCGGGCGACTCATCTACGAAATTCTGCGCGGCGTCAACGGACAGTTGCACAATTCGGCGGCCGAAATCTTCGCCCATGTCCTGGAAGTGCTCGTGAACAAGGATTCCGTTCATACCAAAGCCCAGACAGAACTTCTGGGAGATATCGTGGAGTATTCTTTGGGTCTGTTGCTCAACTTTCTGCGCCCAGATCAAAGCAACATCCTGTGGCAGAAACTGTGTTCGGTTGCGAGCAGTGAAAGTGTGGACGAGCAAAGGGTGATTGACCTTATGCTTCCTCTGGTCACTCACAAGGATGGGCGCTATGTCTCCGAGCTTCCGCTGGTAGTTGCTACTTTGCTAAAACTTTTGGACCGAGAACTGGATCCTCTTCAGCCATTAACCACATTGGTCACCAGTCTGTTAAAGGCTCAGCACACTCAACTTACCCAGTTGGATGCCAGTCGTCTGCTGCAGAAGCTCTTAAGCATCAGCCGAAAACAAGTAGCCGTGTACGAAGACGCCATTCTGCAGCTTCTGGACTATTCACAGTTTGAGATACTGGTTCTCCCCAACGTCATTGGGTACTACGAGGAACAGAGTCACGTAAGCGGCCTGGAGCTTCTGGCTCGCATCGTTCAGCACAAAAGGCCGCTACAAGTGGATGGCAATTCACTGGCCCAATGGGTGGCATATCCCCTCCAGTTAAAACAAAAGGACACCATTAAGTTCGTGGAACAAGAACTTCTGCACTTGGACCTGACCAAAGAGGAGCATCTACTTCTTATCATCCTAGCTCCCCATTTCAGGGGCTTCAGCAAGCAGCCTATAGAACAAGGATTGCAATCAGTTATTGAGAAACTCATAAGCAACAACGAAAAGGATTTTACACAGCTGCTCTTGCTACTTCAAACTCATGCGTTGCTCAAGTTTAACTTACCTAAGAGTTTGCGATCTGCCCTCAATGGTTACCTTATTCCTGAACTGGGAAAGGACCTTCGAGCTTTGGCTTGCTTGCAAGTAGTTCTTTTACAAGGCCCTAAGAACGAAATATCCCCTTCAGAAGAATTACTCATCGCAATCGCAGGTCTCCTAAGCCAGCCTGTATCACTATACAGACGCATAGCTGCCCACTGCTTGGATGTGCTAAACTCCTCGAGCAAACCCAATCCTTATTCCCACTTTTATGCCGCCGCCTGCATCGAACCCACCGTCCACAACTACCGAGAGCTACTCCTCCAACTGCAGCAATTGGAACCAGCGTCTGCTCAGTTCAAGCAATTCTCCCAGCTGCCACATTTCAAGGAGCACGCCGTTAGCCTCCTGCTTGGCCTTCTGTACAACAACTTTAAGTTTGTGTGGGCTCCGGTCCAACAGCTCCTTGCCGCCTACGTCAAGACCATGGCAGTTGATGAATTCTGGACATTATTTAAGACCAAGTTAGTCGATACTGTCGCCTGCATAGACTACAAGAAGGAATTTACAACTCTGCAAGTGCCATTTCAAAGGGACTACCAATCGGCAGCTCTAACCATGCTCCTTCCTCTGCCTGGAGACCAACAATTGACCCTTCAGCAGGCCCTCAACTACCGCCAGCTCCTATGGCAAAGCGTGCCCAAATTGGGCACTCTGGCTGAGGTAAAGAATGCTGATTTGGTGcgtttgtttttgcagttTGTGGATAATGAATATCGCGCACAATTGGAGAAATCGGAGCACACTTGGAATGTGAACGAGGCGACGGGTAAGTTACTTAAAAAATATGTCCAACAATCAGTGCTACATAGCTTTTTCCTCTATTTTAGCTGCGGATGTCGATGTCGAGGACGatgatgaaaatgaaagtgaaaccAAACCCGAGCCACGAGGACGTCAAAAGAGGAGAACCCAAAATGCCCACACAAAGTTCATACTGCAAACGCTTCAGTTAAAACTGGCCTGTTTTGTATCCCAGCCCAATCCCAAGGCTTTGCATCGTCAGGCGGAGATGCATGAATTTTATCTGGAGCTTCTAGCCGGTCCTAACTCCCAGTTGCAGCAATTGGCTTTGGACTGCCTCGCGGCCTACAAGCAACCAGCAGCTTTGGTACAGCAGAAGACTCAGTTATCGGGACTAATTGATGAGGAAAAGTTCAAAACAACGCTCAGTGGTTTCGAACTGACGAGCATTACGGCTCAGCAAAGATCAGAGCTGATTCCCTTTATGTTGCGAGTGCTCTACGGCAAAATGCTCACCAAGGGTGTCCAGAAGCAACTGAGTGCCCAGCTGCGAAAGACGCTGATTCTGCGCTTCCTGGGCCAGCTGGAGGAGTCGGAGATTATGGATTTTCTGAAAATGGCATTCGGACGGTTTTCTGCCTACACCGATAAGCCCGTAAACGAGGTTGCTAAATATGCTCGAGAATCCTATGATCCGTCGGCGGTTATTGCAGCCAAGCAATTGCAGAGGATCGTCAATCTGTTAGAACTCATTCGCAAGGAGTTCGCCGGCAAGCTGACGACTGACTTCCAATGTTACGTTCTCAAATTACTTCTACTCGTGGGCAGTGTGGCACAGGAAGTCATAAATGGAGAAGGAAAACTGGTAGCTGCCTACAAGAATGTGAAGCACTCGGGCCTGCAGACTCTGGTCAATTACTTTGGCCAACTGGTGGACATGGAAGAGTTGTGGCAGGAGCCACAGATGAGCGCTATTTGCGAGGTCTACCTTTGGCCAGGCATCGCTCGCCTCTCGCAGGACTCCATTCACACACCCACGCCTATGCTAAAGTTGCTTCTCTTGTGGGGCGGAGAGCCCCGCTTCCAGAAGTGGCTAAATAAGGCTTCGCCTGCCGATAAACTTCCGATAATGCACCACCTAATGGCCCTTCTACTGAACGAAAAAGCCAAGCCGAATGTCAAGCGCGCACTTTTGCAGGTGGTGGAACATCTGCTGGAATCGGCAGCTACAGAGGAGTATGGAGCCGAGGCCTTGTCTATTGTGCATCCCCACATTCCAACGATCCTTCAACAGCTGCAGAACAGCTGGCGCCACAAGAAGGCAGGCAGACAAACGCTCGACAAGAGGGAACTCAACATTTTAACTCTTATTACTTCGCATGTGGAGGAGCCAGATACTTGTGAACTGCTACTACAAGTAGTGCTGCCGATATTCACCAAACAATCCGCATCAGCTGCACCAGAGACGGTCGTTCAATTAGTCACCACATTGGCCAATCTTTTGAAGCGTGTCCCCAAACCGCAGAACTATCTTCGCCAGTTGGCGCCACTCTTCGAGCAGGTTAGTGCGCTGCCTGCTAGAAAGTTACTTTGCGATCTCCTGGCAGACATGGCCAAAAGACTGCACAAGGAGGCGAAACAAAACTCCGAACTAACCTCCATTGCCGCCTCCTTGCGGGAGTGGGTAAGGATTGTGCTGCTGTTGAACGCCTGGGACAAAAGATGGCTGGAGCAGCCGGATTACGATAAGCGTCTGGAAGCTCTATCGGAACTTAAGCAGTTGGTGGAGAAGAAAGAGAAAAACTTCGACTTGCAACTTGGCGTCCTTGTTGTCTACAACTGCTTTTATATGCTGCGCAACGACTCGGATTTGGGCATGCGAGTTAACATTGGAGAACTATTAAAGCCCCTGCTTCCGCTCATAACTCTTCAACTAGAGGTTAAGGAGGATCTGCAGTTCTGGCTGGAAGACACAGTGTTGCCTTTGCTACAGCGCTGTATGCGAGATGAGAAGCATGAGCATGCGAGGAGTGAGGCCATCGGCTTACTTGGCGAACTGGCACGCCAATGTCCTGCTGCACACGAGATCCTGAAGGATATCTCACCGCTAACGGATAAACACGACCTGGAGGTGGACTTCTTTGAGAACATGCTTCACCTGCAGACCCAGCGGCACGGTCGCGCCCTGCAGCGCTTGGTTAACATCTCCGGCGGCAGTTGGCGAACGGCTCCACCATGCGCCCGCACTCTCACGCAGTTCCTTCTGCCGCTGGCCACCCGGTATCTTATGAACGAACGGCATACGGGCAAACACACGCTTGTGGATGCCGCCATCGAGGCAGTTGGTGTGATGAGTGAATTCCTGCCCTGGACGCAATACCAAGCAGTGCTTCGCTACTACCTTCAGAAATTGAGGTACGTTCATAGCCAGCAGAAGCAGTGCGTCAGACTTGTGGTGCGCATCCTGGACGCCTTTCATTTCGACTTGACCCAGGCGCAAACGGACTTAGCTTCACTCGCCAAGCTCAAGGAAAAGCTAACAGAGGAAGTGGAGGCGAAGGAGCTCGCCGAGGAGTCGGATAAAGTTAAGTCGGAAGAGGACGCTGAAGCCGATGAGATACCCGTGAAAAAGGAGGACGATCAGTCGGACTTTATTGTCTTCGAGGAAGAAGAAACAAACGAACCAGTGGTGGAGCAGCAGCGCACCCAACTGCTCGGTCCCAATGCTGCCAAAAAGGTCATGGCCACCATTACAACAGTGCTGCTGCCAACCCTCAACCGATCAATCACTGAGAAAACCAACTACGACACCAAGCACAAAGTGAACCGTCGACGATTGAGCTACGAGCGCGAGGAAGAGGAGATCCAAAGGGTGCCCATTGCCCTGGCTATGGTTAAGCTGCTGCAGAAGCTTCCATTGGAATTATTGGAGAACAGTTTGCCTGGTATGTGAACTCTTCAAGTCTTTTTTAAAGGAAGCCAAtatatctttatttattttgtccAGGAATCTTCATGAAGGTGTGCACCTTTCTGCGATCCCCTCTGAAATCCGTGCGCATGCTTACCCGTGACATTCTCAAAAAGATTATGACCACCCTGGGTGGCAGCTACCTGGGAATGCTGTTGGAGCAGTTGCAATCGTTGCTAACACGCGGATTCCAGGTGCACGTTCTCTCTGTAACTCTGCACGGTGTTTTGGATGCTCTGAAGAGCGACCTGAAACCCGACCATATTGAAAAATGCCTGCAGAATCTGCTGGAAGTGGCTCTCAATGATATATTCGGCGATGTGAATGCCGAGAAGGAGGTGGAGAAGATTGTGGCCCACACGCCAGAAGCAAAGCCAAGCGCGAAGAGCTACCTAACGCTGAACATAGCCGCTCGTCACATTCGGGACAACTGCCTTTTGGACCTGCTTCTACCATTCAAGGAGCACTTGGCTCGATCTCACTCCCGCAAGGTCACGCAGAAGATTCAAGAGTGTTTCGCCAAAATTGTGGGTGGCTTGGTGGAGAACACACACATCGCAAGGGAGAGTCTGCTGATATTCATATACGGCACAATGTCGGAGAGCATCAGTGACCTCCTTCCAGGAACCAAAAAGCGTCAGCTTACCGAAAAGGAGCAAGCTCTGATGAAAAGGACTCGTCCCGACTGCCTGATCCTACAGCCGGCGCCGGGTAGGCGAAGTGTGGCCACCGGCAACAAGCAAGTGAAGTCTAACGCACAGGCCAATGCTCATATTCTGGTCGAATTCGGTTTGGAACTCCTACACTTTGTGCTCAAACGAAAGAAGCTAACGGATCTGGATTACCAGCCCTTCCTGCATCCCCTTCTGCCACTTCTGAAAGACTCCTTGAGCAGCAATCATGCCAGGACCACCACCTACGCCCTCAAGTGCTACACGGCCATTTGGTTGGGCGAGTACGAGCTGTCCGATCTGAACCGTGAGGCACTGCAACCAGTGGTGGCACGCATGTTTCAGATCCTTAAGAACTTTTCAACATTTGGTGCCACTCGGCAGGAGGAGAACGCTCAGCTGGTCAGAGCGAGCTTCAAAGCAGTGGTGGCCCTGCTGCGCAAGTGCGAGGACTACCAGCTGTCCAATGAGCAGATCGAGCAGCTACTTCTGCACATCGAACAGGAACTGCAAGAGGGCGAATGTAGCAGCCAAACCATGGTGTTTACCCTGCTGAAGGCGCTTGTGGGTCGGAAGGTGGACACCCGCTCCTTGCACGATCTAATGAAGCGGTTGGGAGACCTATCTATTACCTCTTCCTCGGATTATGTGCGCGATGAATGTCGTGGCGTTCTGCTCACCTACATTATGGAATATACACTGCGCCAGAAGGTTGAGCAGATTGTGAAGTTCATGTCGGTTCAGTTGTGCTACAGCCAAACCGCTGGTCGTCAGTCGGCTATTCAGTTTATGCACTCCATCATCAACAAGTTTCCACAGCTTATGCTAGTCAAACAGTCCGAGTTTTTATACCTTTCCCTGGGCACTCGACTGGTCAACGATGAGGATCCGTCATGCCGACGCAGTGTGGCCGCTGCTCTGGAAGCTCTGATTGGACGTCTCACCAAACTGGAACGGCAGCCCCTGCTGGACCTAACGCTACTATTCTTCACCGCACCTCAGTCCAGTCAGAAGCCAGGAGTCCGTGAAATGGCTGCTGCTCTTCTGTCCCGATTTGTGGAGGCCGAGAAAGCTGGTTTTGCGGAAAGGTTGCAACTGGTTCTGCCCACTTTGGTGAACGTTCTGACCTTGGGTGATGCGGAGGCGGGAGGTAGATTCGTGCGTGCTCCAGGACATCTCGCAACGGAGGTGGATGAAAGTGATCTTCACAAAAAGAATAAACGAAAGGTAATAATAGTTTGCAAATGTACAAGCATCACGTTTAAAAtcacaatttattattatagaaATTCGCAACTCTGCCGGATGAAGATGTACTGCTAGCTGGTCTAGACAATGAATCGATTTTGGAGCATCAGCAGCGGAAAGCTGACCATCAGCTCATCCAACTGCAGTACTGTCTGCTGAAGATCTTCGAGCATTGCGGAGAAGCCTTGCTCAGCAATTCACAACTTTCTGACACCATCGATGATTTGGCTTATGGCTCTCAGAGACTTCTGAATCACGAGCACAACTGGGTGCGCTGCAATGCTGCCAAATTGCTGACACACATCGTGGCCCACTTCGATTTTGCCTACGTTGGCCAGAAGTTGTCTGGAATTAAACTAGAAGAAGGAGCTGAGAAGGCGCTGTACTTCATTTACGCACAGCCTGCAGAGGACATCAAATCTTTGGTGCTAGATCTATGTGCTCAGGTCACGCCGGGCGAGACTGCGCAGGAGATGATTGACGAGCTGTCGAAGATTCTGTTATTCGTTGGGCATATGCTGCGAGACGTTCCGTTCAGTCTGAAACAGGAGAAGAACGATGATGAAGAAGAGCTGGAGCCGGTGAACAAAATAAATCTGAACTGGCTGATTCGCAATATACGTTTCCTTATTAACAAGGAAGTCGCGAAGGCGCCTCACGACATCAGCATAGTACGTATGACCACGTTTAAACTCTAGAATATTTACTAATCTTAACTTATTCCAATTTTAGAGAACTGCTATGTTTACGCTGATAGAGGCGCTGTCCACGCTGCTCAGTGTGGAGTCCGTGTCCCGACTGGCACCGTCTCTTCTCCAGGCGCTGGTTCGTGAAATGTCTGAGGAGGATCAGAACGTGGATGCGGACCTACGCCAGCAAGCTCTCCGTGTAGGCAGTCGTCTGAGGAAGCGCATCGGAGCCGAAGTGTACGACAAACTCAGAAATGCGGTGCAGACCAAGCTGATGGCGCGCCGAGCAGAGCGTCGCAAGGTAGTGGCCCAAGAAAAGATTCACGACCCTGAACGGGCGGCCAAGCGAAAGGCTGGCATGCAGGAGCGCAAGAAGGCGGCGAAGCGTCTGAAGGCGGCAGTTGTGCGTGGCAAAGCGCCGgacataaaacaaaagctgaaGAAGCGCAAACGAAAAGCTGAGATGGATGGATTTTAATTAGTTAGTCGGTCTGCTTTAATCTAAGTTCTTTCTAAGTAGAACGGAAATATAACGAAAATTGTAACATAAGCAAAGTGAAAAATTACATGCCGTTTTTGCAATATTTGATTATATTATGTTGTGGAAAAAGAAACCTGAGaatcatattatttttaatgcaaatatattgttttaaatttaccGCCACTTTGCGATTGATGGCGTACGCAACCAACCTATCGATATATCAACTACCGATTACACGGCCAGAACATGTGTTGTGCAACTCcagttgttgttattgtttggtATTTTCAAAATGCTGCAGCTACGAAAAGCCGTGCTGCGCGGACTGGCTAGAAGGTTTCGGCCTCCAACGAGATGTGCCCACAGCGCCGGTGCCGAGATCTACGACGTGGTGGTCATCGGAGGCGGACATGCCGGCACAGAGGCCTCGGCGGCAGCTGCTCGCATGGGATCCCGCACCCTGCTGCTAACCCACAAACTGGAGACTATTGGCGAGATGTCCTGCAATCCGTCGTTCGGTGGCATTGGCAAGGGTCACCTGATGCGCGAGGTGGACGCCCTGGATGGCGTATGTGCCCGCTGTTGCGATGTTTCCGGCGTACACTACAAGGTGCTGAACAGACGACGCGGACCAGCTGTTTGGGGACCCAGGGCGCAGATCGATCGTCAGCTGTACAAGAAGGCTGTGCAGCAGGAACTGCACAGCACTCCCAATCTGGAGATTCGAGCAGCTGCCGTGGACAATCTGCTGATAGAGGATGAACAGGATACCCAAGCCCGACGTTGTACAGGCGTTCTGTTGGCTAGCGGAGAAGTGGTGCGCAGTCGATCCGTGGTGCTCACTACGGGCACATTCTTGCGAGCACACATCAACATAGGACTCGAGGTGCGTCCGGCCGGCCGGATCGGAGACGCTCCAGCAAAAGCTCTGGGCGAGGCGATCGACAGACTAGGTTTTCGCATGGGAAGGCTGAAAACTGGCACTCCGCCTAGAATAGCAAAGAGCAGTGTGGATTACTCTCAGCTCCAAAGGCACGACGGTGATGATGCGCCCATGCCGTTCTCCTTTCTCAACAAAGACGTATGGCTACCCGCCAAGGACCAACTACCCTGCTACCTCACCTACACCACACCAAAAGTCAGCGACATCGTGCGCGATAATCTTCATGTTAATCGACATGTTACTGAGGAGATAACCGGCCCACGTTACTGCCCCTCGATTGAGTCAAAGATTTTGAGGTTCGGCGCGAAGGTCCATCAGGTGTGGTTAGAGCCAGAAGGTCTGGACAGTCCCTTAGTGTATCCCCAGGGGATCTCCTGCACGTTGCCCCACGATCAGCAAGTTGAGCTGGTCCATGCCATCCAAGGTCTGGAGAAGGCGGTTGTTGTCCAGCCCGGTTACGGGGTGGAGTACGATTTTATAGACCCCCGTGAGTTGTATCCCACACTGGAAACGAAGCGAGTGCCAGGACTCTTCTTTGCTGGCCAGATAAATGGAACTACTGGCTATGAAGAAGCGGCCGCCCAGGGAATCATAGCGGGAGCCAATGCAGCTGGAAAAACCAGACATGGCGACGGAAGGCAATTGACTATTAGTCGAACTGAGGGATACATAGGAGTGCTGATCGATGACCTCACCTCGTTAGGCACCAACGAACCCTACCGCATGTTTACCAGTCGGGCAGAGTTTCGGCTGTCACTTCGTCCGGACAATGCCGACATGCGCCTCACCAAAAAGGGCTACGAATTCGGACTTGTATCTTCAGATCGCTTCCAGCATTTCCAGCAAACCGAGGAGAGATTGCAATCGGCCATTGAGTCGTTGCGGCGATTACGGAAGCACACTCACTACTGGCGACAAGCCCTCGATCTGCCAAAGGCTAAAGCTTCGGTGGAGAAAACGGCTTTCGACATGCTGGGCATTCCGGCGGATAACATCACTATCGAGCAGCTTATCCAGATTCATCCCAACGAACTGAGCTGGCTGAAAGGCGAGCGTAACCTGGCCGAAAGGCTGAAAATCGAGGCCCTGTACTCGTTCTTTGTTGATGAACAGCAACGAGATGTGGAGGATGTGCGTCGAGAGGAGCGCCTGTCCATTCCCGCCGACATTGATTACTTCTCAAAGTCGCTAAGCTTGTCCAACGAGGAGCGACAGAAACTGACGCTCATCCAGCCGCAGACAATTGCGGCGGCAAGTAGAATTCAAGGGGTAACTCCTTCGACGATTGTGAGGATTCTTAAGTACGTTAAAAAAGCTGAGGTAGCCAAAGCCTAggttaataaaaagtttttgtaATATATTCCCAATGCACAAATAACTTGCAAAGTACATCCTTAAGTAGAGTTTATTTCATAAAATCATAAATGCCTTATGTAAAGTTGCACAATATTGTTTAAGTGTTTGTTTCGCATATCGT
This genomic window contains:
- the LOC120444488 gene encoding small subunit processome component 20 homolog yields the protein MASLAEKTKDTNTFRFKSFGDRVNEIDLRHLALYHIGHRNEELDEEENATYFQQTIQKWNVLNLTEEYNYFSKRCRKIVTLPQLLHQKDFVVDLLLERLSTATNLSQQPLLELLYVLARDLREEFYPYFQRVLDRLICLLNTQDSEQLEWTLICLAHLFKTLKPYLKRNIGVVFNAILPLLDEQHYAEHVTNFAVECFAYIARDVRDFPRFLTYVLKTVLREQVESVHGCGRLIYEILRGVNGQLHNSAAEIFAHVLEVLVNKDSVHTKAQTELLGDIVEYSLGLLLNFLRPDQSNILWQKLCSVASSESVDEQRVIDLMLPLVTHKDGRYVSELPLVVATLLKLLDRELDPLQPLTTLVTSLLKAQHTQLTQLDASRLLQKLLSISRKQVAVYEDAILQLLDYSQFEILVLPNVIGYYEEQSHVSGLELLARIVQHKRPLQVDGNSLAQWVAYPLQLKQKDTIKFVEQELLHLDLTKEEHLLLIILAPHFRGFSKQPIEQGLQSVIEKLISNNEKDFTQLLLLLQTHALLKFNLPKSLRSALNGYLIPELGKDLRALACLQVVLLQGPKNEISPSEELLIAIAGLLSQPVSLYRRIAAHCLDVLNSSSKPNPYSHFYAAACIEPTVHNYRELLLQLQQLEPASAQFKQFSQLPHFKEHAVSLLLGLLYNNFKFVWAPVQQLLAAYVKTMAVDEFWTLFKTKLVDTVACIDYKKEFTTLQVPFQRDYQSAALTMLLPLPGDQQLTLQQALNYRQLLWQSVPKLGTLAEVKNADLVRLFLQFVDNEYRAQLEKSEHTWNVNEATAADVDVEDDDENESETKPEPRGRQKRRTQNAHTKFILQTLQLKLACFVSQPNPKALHRQAEMHEFYLELLAGPNSQLQQLALDCLAAYKQPAALVQQKTQLSGLIDEEKFKTTLSGFELTSITAQQRSELIPFMLRVLYGKMLTKGVQKQLSAQLRKTLILRFLGQLEESEIMDFLKMAFGRFSAYTDKPVNEVAKYARESYDPSAVIAAKQLQRIVNLLELIRKEFAGKLTTDFQCYVLKLLLLVGSVAQEVINGEGKLVAAYKNVKHSGLQTLVNYFGQLVDMEELWQEPQMSAICEVYLWPGIARLSQDSIHTPTPMLKLLLLWGGEPRFQKWLNKASPADKLPIMHHLMALLLNEKAKPNVKRALLQVVEHLLESAATEEYGAEALSIVHPHIPTILQQLQNSWRHKKAGRQTLDKRELNILTLITSHVEEPDTCELLLQVVLPIFTKQSASAAPETVVQLVTTLANLLKRVPKPQNYLRQLAPLFEQVSALPARKLLCDLLADMAKRLHKEAKQNSELTSIAASLREWVRIVLLLNAWDKRWLEQPDYDKRLEALSELKQLVEKKEKNFDLQLGVLVVYNCFYMLRNDSDLGMRVNIGELLKPLLPLITLQLEVKEDLQFWLEDTVLPLLQRCMRDEKHEHARSEAIGLLGELARQCPAAHEILKDISPLTDKHDLEVDFFENMLHLQTQRHGRALQRLVNISGGSWRTAPPCARTLTQFLLPLATRYLMNERHTGKHTLVDAAIEAVGVMSEFLPWTQYQAVLRYYLQKLRYVHSQQKQCVRLVVRILDAFHFDLTQAQTDLASLAKLKEKLTEEVEAKELAEESDKVKSEEDAEADEIPVKKEDDQSDFIVFEEEETNEPVVEQQRTQLLGPNAAKKVMATITTVLLPTLNRSITEKTNYDTKHKVNRRRLSYEREEEEIQRVPIALAMVKLLQKLPLELLENSLPGIFMKVCTFLRSPLKSVRMLTRDILKKIMTTLGGSYLGMLLEQLQSLLTRGFQVHVLSVTLHGVLDALKSDLKPDHIEKCLQNLLEVALNDIFGDVNAEKEVEKIVAHTPEAKPSAKSYLTLNIAARHIRDNCLLDLLLPFKEHLARSHSRKVTQKIQECFAKIVGGLVENTHIARESLLIFIYGTMSESISDLLPGTKKRQLTEKEQALMKRTRPDCLILQPAPGRRSVATGNKQVKSNAQANAHILVEFGLELLHFVLKRKKLTDLDYQPFLHPLLPLLKDSLSSNHARTTTYALKCYTAIWLGEYELSDLNREALQPVVARMFQILKNFSTFGATRQEENAQLVRASFKAVVALLRKCEDYQLSNEQIEQLLLHIEQELQEGECSSQTMVFTLLKALVGRKVDTRSLHDLMKRLGDLSITSSSDYVRDECRGVLLTYIMEYTLRQKVEQIVKFMSVQLCYSQTAGRQSAIQFMHSIINKFPQLMLVKQSEFLYLSLGTRLVNDEDPSCRRSVAAALEALIGRLTKLERQPLLDLTLLFFTAPQSSQKPGVREMAAALLSRFVEAEKAGFAERLQLVLPTLVNVLTLGDAEAGGRFVRAPGHLATEVDESDLHKKNKRKKFATLPDEDVLLAGLDNESILEHQQRKADHQLIQLQYCLLKIFEHCGEALLSNSQLSDTIDDLAYGSQRLLNHEHNWVRCNAAKLLTHIVAHFDFAYVGQKLSGIKLEEGAEKALYFIYAQPAEDIKSLVLDLCAQVTPGETAQEMIDELSKILLFVGHMLRDVPFSLKQEKNDDEEELEPVNKINLNWLIRNIRFLINKEVAKAPHDISIRTAMFTLIEALSTLLSVESVSRLAPSLLQALVREMSEEDQNVDADLRQQALRVGSRLRKRIGAEVYDKLRNAVQTKLMARRAERRKVVAQEKIHDPERAAKRKAGMQERKKAAKRLKAAVVRGKAPDIKQKLKKRKRKAEMDGF